GATAGTCAACACGATCTGCAGTTGCCACCGGACTTTTTCTATCATCGCCTGCCCAATGGCTTAGAGATTATCGGGCAGTATATGCCCAGCCTGCGGTCAGTGACCTTTGGCTTTCAGCTCGATGCCGCGGTGATCCACGAGCCAGAGGATAAGAGCGGACTGGCCCACCTGTTCGAGTATATGCTATTTCAGGGAACGAAAGAGAAGGATGCTCGCACGCTGAATGAGGCCTTCGAATCGCTGGGAGCGCGCAAGGGAACGAGCACGACGCTGGAGACAACGCAGGTCTGGGCCCAGATTGTCAATACCAAGCTGGATGCCACCCTGGATCTCTTCCACGAAGTGCTGCTGATGCCGACCTTCCCCCGCGACGAGTTAGAGCAGATGCGCAGTATTATCCTGCAAGAGATTCGGCGTCGCGACGACGAGCCGATGAGCCGTATCTTTGATCTGGCCCGCTCACACTTCTACGCCGGCAGCGCCCTCGGACGCCTCATCTACGGAACAGCGGAGAGCGTGCGCGCCCTCCAGCAGGAGGACCTGCTCGCCTTCTGGCAGGAGCGCTACCGTCCGAATAATGCCCTGCTCTCGATTGCCGGCAACTTCGACTGGGAGCACGTGGTGACCAAGGTCGAGCAGCTCTTTAGCGACTGGCAGGGGGCGGCCAGCCCCTCGCCAGAACAACATCCGCGCCCCTCGAACACCGTTGTCCTGGAACATCAGGAAGGCAAACAGGAGCACTTGGGGCTGATGGTGCCCTTCCCGAATTATACCCATCCCGACTACTACGCGGCCCAGATCATCGGTGAGGCCCTCGGCGGCAATATGGCCTCGCGCCTCTTTGTCGAAGTACGCGAAAAACGCGGCCTGGTCTACAGCGTCTCGGCGGGCCTGAGCAGCAACAAGGCCATTGGGTCGCTGCGCGTCTACGCCGGTACCACCCCCGAGCAGGGACACGAGTGCCTGGCGGTCATCCTCAATGAACTGCGACGCCTGCGCGAGGAAGGTCTGACCGAGGACGAGCTGGAGCGCGCCCGCGTGCAGCTCAAGAGCGAGCACATTATGCGCAGCGAAGGATCGGGCGCGCGCATGAGCGCTAACGCCCGCTCGTGGTGGTATGAGCGCCGCCTGCGTACACCCCACGAAGTCAAGGAGGCCATCGACGCCGTGACCGCCGAGCAGGTCATGCATGTACTGCAGGAATTCTCGCCATTAGAGCCGCTGACGGTGGCCGCCATCGGACCACTGAGCCGCGCAGAGCTGATCGGTGACCTGCTGCCGTTTGCCTGAGCTGTGGTCAACGATGTGGCGGCGCCACCGCCGTCTTGACTTTCGTTGTCTCTCAGCGTACAATTTGATATGTCCATATGGATATATGGCTGGAAGCAAACCCTGGCTACCCTTGGGGAAGAGCCAGCCGCGACCTTGCCAATTGCGGGCCTGACTGCTTGCTCGTGCGGCCAGCGAGCCGTGTGAGCAAGCAGGCTCTGGCAGCGAAGGGCGCGAGGGCCTGATGAGGGAGGAGGTGTGCGTGGGTTTCGCGGGCAGAAGGTGAGGCGCAGCGAGGGGGCCGGGAGTGGTTTCGTTCCAAGAGCAAGGAGCAACAGCTATGGTCGCACCAGCCTTGCAGAGCGAAGAAGCTCTTTTGAATCGCATCCGCAGGCAGCAGCTCATCGAAGCGGTGGAGCACATGAGTCCGCTCTATCTTGAAGGGATCAAGCGCATCCTGACGGTCTCCGCCGATACCGAGCTGATCAGTGCCCCCGCCTATTATCATGCTGCCGTCCATGCCCCCACCTTGAACGCCTTTGGCTCAGCCGTGTCCATTATCCAGGACGAGCTAGGGCACGCGCACATTGCCTATCGCCTGCTGCGCGACCTCGGTGTTGACACCGAGCAGCTCATTTTTGAGCGTGATCCGCGCCAGTTCAAGTACCCCTATGCCTTTGATGTGCCGCTGGATAACTGGGTAGAGCTAATTGTCGCCAACGCCTTTTATGATCGTGCCGGCTATGTCCTGCTCAGCGACGTCTATCACAGCACCACCTTCGGACCGTGGAAGCGGGCCCTGGTGAAAGTAGACAAAGAGGAGACCTTTCATCTGCGTCATGGCGAGCAGTGGATGCGGCGTCTCAACGCCACGCCGGACGGTCACGAGCAACTGCAGAAGGCCGTCGACTGGATGTTCCTGCTGACCGTCGAGTGGTTTGGCTTGCCTGATGACCTGAAGAAGCACAGCGAGCAGCTGGAGTATGGTTTCAAAGGGCACACCAACGACGAGCTGCGCCAGATCTGGATGTCGACGGCGGTCCCGCTCTGTGAAGAGCTACAGCTGAAGGTGCCTGCGCACTACGACCCGGAGCAGCAGAAATATGTTCTGGACTGCCCCTTCCCGGCGCAGTTCGACGCCAAAGCCAAGCGCTGGCTGTTGGAGGAAGGCCCGTGCAGCTGGGACGACGTACTCAAGCGCTGGAAGGCGCGTGGTCCGGCTAACGAGGAGTTTGTCGCTCTGATTCAGCGCGGCAAGCGCGAGATGCTGCGTCTTTTGGAGCAGGAGTAAGAGCCATGACGGCGGTCTATCCATCGCTGCGTACGCATCCTGCCGATGATCCCAGCTGTCCGGCGCTCTGGGATGCTCTGCGCGAGGTGACCGATCCCGAGATCCCGATTAGCGTCGTCGACATGGGGCTGATCGTCGACTTGAAGCAGCGCGACGGTGTGGTCAACGTGAAGCTGACCTTCACGGCTCTGGGCTGTCCCGCGATGGACTTCATTATGGATGATATTCGGGAGCGTCTCCTGCGTGAGCCGGGGGTGCGCGCCGTGCGCATCGAAGTGGTCTGGGACCCGGTGTGGAGCAAGGAGCGACTGAGCGAGGAAGGCATCGAGCTGATGCGTACCTGGGGGATCTCGGCATGAAGAGCATGAGCAGCGATCTACAAGCCCCACCTGGTGCTGGAGCGGAGGCCGGTCTCGGCCCGGACCGGCCCCGACGGGAAGCCCTCAATGAGCGGCGCGTGTGGCATGTCTATGCGCGGCGCAAGTACGATGAGCCGCTCCACGAGATTGGCAATGTGGTGGCCGACGATGTGGAGCTGGCTCGGGTCTATGCGCGCAGCATCTACGACGAGTTCAGCTGGATCGAGATGGTGCTGGTGCCGCGCGATTGCATTGTGACCGTGATTGCTCCCTGACTCGCCTGGACTGTCTGGATGACTGAGATGTGGCCTCCTCGCCCCTGTTCGACAGGCTACTGTACTGTCACTCTGGGCAGGTGGGCCCTGGCCTGGGTAACTCTGAAAGGGGCAGGGAGGAGTGGCTAGCCGCAGCAGCATGCTGCCTGAGACGGCTGTGGCTTCTTTCCTCCTCTGCTTGCTGCAAGGTAAAGTGAGCGTGGTGCTATGACAGGTACTGCTGCTGCACGCATCGATAACGCGGCGCTCTTCGCGGTCCTGGCCTCGCTGGCGGACAATAAGCAGGCGATGGGACGGCGCTATGCCTACTGGGCAAATGGGGCGCCCGCCCTGGAAGCGGCGGTAGCCGCCGCCGCCATGACTCAGGATGAGATCGGCCACGCGCGCACGCTCTATCCGTTGCTGGAAGATTTCGCTCAGGCGGCCACTGACCCGCGCCAGGTGGCCCCGGAAACGCGAACGCTGCGCTACCATCTGGCCTTTCTCGATCGCGAGTTCGCCGGTTGGTCCGATTTTGTAGCCACGAATTTCCTGCTCGATGGAGCGCTGACGACCTTTTTCGAGGCCGCGCAGCACTCGGCCTATGAGCCGTTACGACAGCGTGCCCGCAAAATTGTTCAGGAAGAGCAGGTCCATCGCGCACATGCCGAGGGGTGGGTGCGACGCCTGGCCAGGGCCGGCGGGGCGGTGCGTCAGGCGTTACTCTCCTCGCTGCAACGGCTGTGGGAGGAAACGCTCTGCTGGTTCGGTCCCGATGATGACCCAGTAATGGGCCAGCTCTACCGTGATGGCTTCATTGATGCCCCGCCAGCGGAGCTGCGCAGTCGCTACCTCCAGCGGGTGATGCCACTACTGGAGGGCCTCGCCATCGAGATGCCCGCCCGCTTCGATCCCGAGAGCAAGCGCTGGCTGCCGGAGCAGGCTCTCCCCTGGGAGCGCTGGGAGGCCGACAGCCGCCGCCTGCGTCCCGCCAGCCAGCAGGCGCCAGAGCAGGCACTGGGAGGGGAGGGTCAGCCATGAGCGAGGAGCGCGCTTCTGCGTGGGCCAAAGCTGAGGAGCACTCGCCCTCGACGGGGCGAGCACGCTGTCCTTTCTGCGGCTCGACGGAGACCGAGCTGTTCTCTCTCTTCGGCCAGCAGCTATTGACAGCGCAATATTACTGTAACAGGTGTCATACACCATTTGAGTACATCAAAGACGACGATGTCCTTGAAGACGCGAAGGCGAAGCTGATTTCGCCTGAAGAGTAGAAAGGAAGAACAGCGATGACGACGACGACAGAGCGCGAGCGGACGCTGGTCAACTATAGTGTGAGCGATGGGGTTGCCATCATCGAACTGACGAATCCGCCAGCCAATACCTACAGCTATGAGATGATGCGCCAGCTTGATGAGGCGATCCTGCAGGCGCGCTTTGATGAGAACGTGCACGTGCTGGTCTTGCGCGGCGCGGGCGAGCGCTTCTTCTGCGCTGGCGCGGATATCAGCATGCTCAATTCGGTCTCGCCGACCTATAAATACTATTTCTGCCTCCATGCCAATGAAACCCTGCTGCGGCTGGAGCAGACTCCCAAGCTGGTGATTGCGGCCCTCAACGGCCACACCGTCGGCGGTGGCCTGGAGATCGCTCTGGCCTGCGATATTCGCATTGCGCGGCGCAATGCGGGCAAGATCGGCCTGCCAGAGGTCTCGCTCGGCGTCCTGCCCGGGACCGGCGGGACCCAGCGCCTGGCGCGGGCCTTGCCGAAGAACAAGGCCATCGAGCTGATGAGCGAGGGCAAGCTGATCAGCTTTGAGGAAGCTCAGGAGCTTGGCCTGGTCAATTATATCTATGAGCCTGAAAGCTACTGGGAGCAGATCATGGCCTATGCCAGGCGCTTCTGTCCACCTAACAGCGCCTCGCGCACCGTCGGTCGCATCAAGCGAGCTGTGCAGTCGGGCGCGGAGGTAGCGCTGGCCGAGGGCCTGGCTCTAGAGCGAGAGCTGCAGCAGCTCTGTTTCCAGAGCGAGGATGCGAAGGAGGGGCTGGCCGCCTACATTGAGAAGCGCCAGGAGAAGCATTTCACGGGGCGCTGAGCAGGTCGGCTTGCCAACCAATCGCCAGAGCAGACAACTGTTCACTCTCAACGACGTAGCTCAGCGATGTCATCGGATCTATCCATTCCATGTCTGGGAAGGGCACGACAGCAGCAGCGCGGCCTCGGCCTGCATGCCCGCTTGCTCTGCTGCGGAGGTCGTGCTCTTCCTGGCTCTCCTGCTTTACGTCTTCGCTTCTGAGATGCTACAATATTCCTCAACTCCGGCTCAGCGTCTTCTTTTTCAGCAGGATGCAAGCAAGGAAAGGCTATGGCGGAGATCCATCTGCGCGAGCGCGATGGCGTGCTCTGGCTCATTCTCGATCGCCCTCCGCTCAATATTTTGACGATTGCCACACTCGATGAGATCACACGTGCGCTGCGGAGTGCTGTGCAGAAGCCACCGCGCCTGCTGGTGATCACCGGGGCAGGTGAGCGGGCATTTAGTGCAGGAGTAGACATACGTGATCATCTCGACGGGCGTGAGCGAGAGATGTTGCGCGCTGTCTATGACAATTGTGCGGCTTTTGAGCAGCTACGGAGCCGGGGCATTCCGACGGTAGCCCTGGTCAAAGGCTATGCCCTTGGCGGCGGTTGCGAGCTGGCGGCCCTCTGCGATACAGTGATTGCGCGCGAAGACGCAGTCTTTGGCTTACCCGAAGTGACCCTGGGAGTCTTTCCGCCGGTGGCTGCCGCTTACTTTCCCTCCCTGATCGGCTATCAGGCCGCTATGCGTCTCATCTTGACTGGCGAAACCCTGAAGGCAAGAGAAGCTTTCCGCCTTGGTCTGGTGCATCAGGTATTACCAGCGCGGCGCTTCCTGAGCGAAGCTGAGGAATTACTGGTGATGCTGGCCACGCTGGGTCAGCGCCAGGCACGCTCATAGGAGCCTCTACGGCGCAAAGCTATCCTCTGAGTTGCTCCTCCGCTTGCTACTTATCGGCAGCGGCCTGCGGTGCCGTAACGTAAAGGAGCGGCGTCTGGGCCATAGCCGGTGCTCTCTGTCTTCCTGCTCCTGGTCGAGGGAACTTTCTCGCCGCTTTCAACGTTTTTCCCATGAAGGCAGCAGCCTCTTGGGACTGCCCTCGTGAGCTGAGCAATAGAGAATTGTTGGGCGTAAGGAGATCGTCTATGCGTCATAGTAAGGTTTTTGGTATTCGTTGCAGATCATGGTGGTTTGTCATTGTTCCAGCCTTAGTGGCGCTACTGGTGGGACTGAGTGCCTGTGGCACTAACTCCACGGCGACTGGTGCGGGCAGTCAAGCGACTCCCTCACCGACGAAGAGTGTCCCCACGCCCACAGCTACGACTGTCAAGGGATATGGCACCAGTCATGGCTGTCCCAGCGACGTAGTGGTCAATGCGCCGTTGCCGGCCCAGGCAGTGATAGTGAAGAGCGCGCAGAACGGGCAGACAATTACGGTGCACCGAGGTGCGGTGGTGATTTTCGAGCTGCCTTTTGGTCAGCGCT
This Thermogemmatispora onikobensis DNA region includes the following protein-coding sequences:
- a CDS encoding M16 family metallopeptidase, which translates into the protein MDSQHDLQLPPDFFYHRLPNGLEIIGQYMPSLRSVTFGFQLDAAVIHEPEDKSGLAHLFEYMLFQGTKEKDARTLNEAFESLGARKGTSTTLETTQVWAQIVNTKLDATLDLFHEVLLMPTFPRDELEQMRSIILQEIRRRDDEPMSRIFDLARSHFYAGSALGRLIYGTAESVRALQQEDLLAFWQERYRPNNALLSIAGNFDWEHVVTKVEQLFSDWQGAASPSPEQHPRPSNTVVLEHQEGKQEHLGLMVPFPNYTHPDYYAAQIIGEALGGNMASRLFVEVREKRGLVYSVSAGLSSNKAIGSLRVYAGTTPEQGHECLAVILNELRRLREEGLTEDELERARVQLKSEHIMRSEGSGARMSANARSWWYERRLRTPHEVKEAIDAVTAEQVMHVLQEFSPLEPLTVAAIGPLSRAELIGDLLPFA
- a CDS encoding Phenylacetic acid catabolic protein, producing MVAPALQSEEALLNRIRRQQLIEAVEHMSPLYLEGIKRILTVSADTELISAPAYYHAAVHAPTLNAFGSAVSIIQDELGHAHIAYRLLRDLGVDTEQLIFERDPRQFKYPYAFDVPLDNWVELIVANAFYDRAGYVLLSDVYHSTTFGPWKRALVKVDKEETFHLRHGEQWMRRLNATPDGHEQLQKAVDWMFLLTVEWFGLPDDLKKHSEQLEYGFKGHTNDELRQIWMSTAVPLCEELQLKVPAHYDPEQQKYVLDCPFPAQFDAKAKRWLLEEGPCSWDDVLKRWKARGPANEEFVALIQRGKREMLRLLEQE
- a CDS encoding metal-sulfur cluster assembly factor, with amino-acid sequence MTAVYPSLRTHPADDPSCPALWDALREVTDPEIPISVVDMGLIVDLKQRDGVVNVKLTFTALGCPAMDFIMDDIRERLLREPGVRAVRIEVVWDPVWSKERLSEEGIELMRTWGISA
- a CDS encoding Phenylacetic acid catabolic protein, whose translation is MTGTAAARIDNAALFAVLASLADNKQAMGRRYAYWANGAPALEAAVAAAAMTQDEIGHARTLYPLLEDFAQAATDPRQVAPETRTLRYHLAFLDREFAGWSDFVATNFLLDGALTTFFEAAQHSAYEPLRQRARKIVQEEQVHRAHAEGWVRRLARAGGAVRQALLSSLQRLWEETLCWFGPDDDPVMGQLYRDGFIDAPPAELRSRYLQRVMPLLEGLAIEMPARFDPESKRWLPEQALPWERWEADSRRLRPASQQAPEQALGGEGQP
- a CDS encoding PaaD-like zinc ribbon domain-containing protein is translated as MSEERASAWAKAEEHSPSTGRARCPFCGSTETELFSLFGQQLLTAQYYCNRCHTPFEYIKDDDVLEDAKAKLISPEE
- a CDS encoding enoyl-CoA hydratase/isomerase family protein, with protein sequence MTTTTERERTLVNYSVSDGVAIIELTNPPANTYSYEMMRQLDEAILQARFDENVHVLVLRGAGERFFCAGADISMLNSVSPTYKYYFCLHANETLLRLEQTPKLVIAALNGHTVGGGLEIALACDIRIARRNAGKIGLPEVSLGVLPGTGGTQRLARALPKNKAIELMSEGKLISFEEAQELGLVNYIYEPESYWEQIMAYARRFCPPNSASRTVGRIKRAVQSGAEVALAEGLALERELQQLCFQSEDAKEGLAAYIEKRQEKHFTGR
- a CDS encoding enoyl-CoA hydratase/isomerase family protein, which translates into the protein MAEIHLRERDGVLWLILDRPPLNILTIATLDEITRALRSAVQKPPRLLVITGAGERAFSAGVDIRDHLDGREREMLRAVYDNCAAFEQLRSRGIPTVALVKGYALGGGCELAALCDTVIAREDAVFGLPEVTLGVFPPVAAAYFPSLIGYQAAMRLILTGETLKAREAFRLGLVHQVLPARRFLSEAEELLVMLATLGQRQARS